The Microcaecilia unicolor chromosome 6, aMicUni1.1, whole genome shotgun sequence genome includes a window with the following:
- the SPACA9 gene encoding sperm acrosome-associated protein 9 isoform X4 yields MCEAPPQTLKNLEDRCNIFKQQQFTFIRALDNARENAHDKINSVKNISQVQHYLENNCYNLTDKRILNMFLDTCSDLNRFCTRMEAKHPETSKAGGPISKCKTLLNPTTDLTSVRAKYPHDVVNRLSCEEAKNYYGGIVSIIPVAMDFIKEGAGQIQKPRHQLL; encoded by the exons ATGTGTGAGGCACCACCACAAACACTGAAGAACCTGGAGGACCGCTGCAACATCTTTAAGCAGCAGCAGTTCACATTCATCAGAGCCCTAGATAATGCTCGGGAGAATGCTCATGACAAAATCAATTCGGTGAAAAACATCAGCCAG GTGCAGCATTATCTGGAAAACAATTGCTATAATTTGACAGACAAACGCATCCTTAACATGTTCTTGGACACCTGTTCAGACCTCAACAGATTCTGTACGAGAATGGAAGCCAAGCACCCTGAAACCAGCAAGGCAGGAGGTCCCATCTCCAAGTGCAAAACCCTACTGAATCCTACTACTGATCTCACTTCTGTCCGGGCCAA ATACCCCCATGATGTAGTGAATCGCCTGAGCTGTGAAGAGGCCAAGAACTATTATGGAGGCATAGTGAGCATTATTCCAGTTGCCATGGATTTCATCAAGGAGGGCGCAGGCCAAATACAAAAGCCACGGCACCAACTCCTG TAG
- the SPACA9 gene encoding sperm acrosome-associated protein 9 isoform X2, producing the protein MPTRTPGACMFHLASTPAQVQHYLENNCYNLTDKRILNMFLDTCSDLNRFCTRMEAKHPETSKAGGPISKCKTLLNPTTDLTSVRAKYPHDVVNRLSCEEAKNYYGGIVSIIPVAMDFIKEGAGQIQKPRHQLLVKTMKVKMPGAKQNGARGFKLPTHSVGVQTLISMKTTAPNSLNKKHMKVNSMSMTGLMNPPWKHAGPFNKWM; encoded by the exons ATGCCCACCAGAACACCAGGGGCATGCATGTTTCACCTCGCCTCTACACCTGCACAG GTGCAGCATTATCTGGAAAACAATTGCTATAATTTGACAGACAAACGCATCCTTAACATGTTCTTGGACACCTGTTCAGACCTCAACAGATTCTGTACGAGAATGGAAGCCAAGCACCCTGAAACCAGCAAGGCAGGAGGTCCCATCTCCAAGTGCAAAACCCTACTGAATCCTACTACTGATCTCACTTCTGTCCGGGCCAA ATACCCCCATGATGTAGTGAATCGCCTGAGCTGTGAAGAGGCCAAGAACTATTATGGAGGCATAGTGAGCATTATTCCAGTTGCCATGGATTTCATCAAGGAGGGCGCAGGCCAAATACAAAAGCCACGGCACCAACTCCTGGTAAAAACCATGAAAGTCAAAATGCCTGGAGCTAAGCAGAATGGGGCCAGAGGATTCAAGCTCCCCACCCATTCTGTTGGTGTTCAAACCTTGATTAGTATGAAAACAACTGCACCCAACTCCCTAAACAAGAAACACATGAAGGTCAATTCTATGAGCATGACAGGGCTAATGAACCCTCCTTGGAAACATGCCGGGCCATTCAACAAATGGATGTGA
- the SPACA9 gene encoding sperm acrosome-associated protein 9 isoform X3 — protein MHVSPRLYTCTDLNRFCTRMEAKHPETSKAGGPISKCKTLLNPTTDLTSVRAKYPHDVVNRLSCEEAKNYYGGIVSIIPVAMDFIKEGAGQIQKPRHQLLVKTMKVKMPGAKQNGARGFKLPTHSVGVQTLISMKTTAPNSLNKKHMKVNSMSMTGLMNPPWKHAGPFNKWM, from the exons ATGCATGTTTCACCTCGCCTCTACACCTGCACAG ACCTCAACAGATTCTGTACGAGAATGGAAGCCAAGCACCCTGAAACCAGCAAGGCAGGAGGTCCCATCTCCAAGTGCAAAACCCTACTGAATCCTACTACTGATCTCACTTCTGTCCGGGCCAA ATACCCCCATGATGTAGTGAATCGCCTGAGCTGTGAAGAGGCCAAGAACTATTATGGAGGCATAGTGAGCATTATTCCAGTTGCCATGGATTTCATCAAGGAGGGCGCAGGCCAAATACAAAAGCCACGGCACCAACTCCTGGTAAAAACCATGAAAGTCAAAATGCCTGGAGCTAAGCAGAATGGGGCCAGAGGATTCAAGCTCCCCACCCATTCTGTTGGTGTTCAAACCTTGATTAGTATGAAAACAACTGCACCCAACTCCCTAAACAAGAAACACATGAAGGTCAATTCTATGAGCATGACAGGGCTAATGAACCCTCCTTGGAAACATGCCGGGCCATTCAACAAATGGATGTGA
- the SPACA9 gene encoding sperm acrosome-associated protein 9 isoform X1, giving the protein MCEAPPQTLKNLEDRCNIFKQQQFTFIRALDNARENAHDKINSVKNISQVQHYLENNCYNLTDKRILNMFLDTCSDLNRFCTRMEAKHPETSKAGGPISKCKTLLNPTTDLTSVRAKYPHDVVNRLSCEEAKNYYGGIVSIIPVAMDFIKEGAGQIQKPRHQLLVKTMKVKMPGAKQNGARGFKLPTHSVGVQTLISMKTTAPNSLNKKHMKVNSMSMTGLMNPPWKHAGPFNKWM; this is encoded by the exons ATGTGTGAGGCACCACCACAAACACTGAAGAACCTGGAGGACCGCTGCAACATCTTTAAGCAGCAGCAGTTCACATTCATCAGAGCCCTAGATAATGCTCGGGAGAATGCTCATGACAAAATCAATTCGGTGAAAAACATCAGCCAG GTGCAGCATTATCTGGAAAACAATTGCTATAATTTGACAGACAAACGCATCCTTAACATGTTCTTGGACACCTGTTCAGACCTCAACAGATTCTGTACGAGAATGGAAGCCAAGCACCCTGAAACCAGCAAGGCAGGAGGTCCCATCTCCAAGTGCAAAACCCTACTGAATCCTACTACTGATCTCACTTCTGTCCGGGCCAA ATACCCCCATGATGTAGTGAATCGCCTGAGCTGTGAAGAGGCCAAGAACTATTATGGAGGCATAGTGAGCATTATTCCAGTTGCCATGGATTTCATCAAGGAGGGCGCAGGCCAAATACAAAAGCCACGGCACCAACTCCTGGTAAAAACCATGAAAGTCAAAATGCCTGGAGCTAAGCAGAATGGGGCCAGAGGATTCAAGCTCCCCACCCATTCTGTTGGTGTTCAAACCTTGATTAGTATGAAAACAACTGCACCCAACTCCCTAAACAAGAAACACATGAAGGTCAATTCTATGAGCATGACAGGGCTAATGAACCCTCCTTGGAAACATGCCGGGCCATTCAACAAATGGATGTGA
- the SPACA9 gene encoding sperm acrosome-associated protein 9 isoform X5: MEAKHPETSKAGGPISKCKTLLNPTTDLTSVRAKYPHDVVNRLSCEEAKNYYGGIVSIIPVAMDFIKEGAGQIQKPRHQLLVKTMKVKMPGAKQNGARGFKLPTHSVGVQTLISMKTTAPNSLNKKHMKVNSMSMTGLMNPPWKHAGPFNKWM; this comes from the exons ATGGAAGCCAAGCACCCTGAAACCAGCAAGGCAGGAGGTCCCATCTCCAAGTGCAAAACCCTACTGAATCCTACTACTGATCTCACTTCTGTCCGGGCCAA ATACCCCCATGATGTAGTGAATCGCCTGAGCTGTGAAGAGGCCAAGAACTATTATGGAGGCATAGTGAGCATTATTCCAGTTGCCATGGATTTCATCAAGGAGGGCGCAGGCCAAATACAAAAGCCACGGCACCAACTCCTGGTAAAAACCATGAAAGTCAAAATGCCTGGAGCTAAGCAGAATGGGGCCAGAGGATTCAAGCTCCCCACCCATTCTGTTGGTGTTCAAACCTTGATTAGTATGAAAACAACTGCACCCAACTCCCTAAACAAGAAACACATGAAGGTCAATTCTATGAGCATGACAGGGCTAATGAACCCTCCTTGGAAACATGCCGGGCCATTCAACAAATGGATGTGA